The Miscanthus floridulus cultivar M001 chromosome 7, ASM1932011v1, whole genome shotgun sequence genome includes a region encoding these proteins:
- the LOC136463103 gene encoding uncharacterized protein: MSPSAPGSDGSEYQPHGLLNDERRSESEHGHGPPRWLLMIKRRPPAPPRLALLACFACPLSQSEEGREMPMERSVSCAERGSMYGGGAGVDLRSYSASYERPQPPPPSSTRVQRARSVSAWARPAPPPAVQRTGSTKSGRPTPGLNLRSYSASYAASYGPTLQVDGGGQLKRSGSVTNWTSANRRSVNLRGYTPSFAALDDTAAAVPAAGKVQDDAELQRRKRLVVYKTYDVEGKVRESVRRSVNWIKGKCSGVVYGR, from the coding sequence ATGTCACCCTCAGCTCCTGGATCCGACGGCTCAGAATACCAGCCGCACGGGCTGCTCAACGACGAGCGGCGCAGCGAATCCGAGCACGGCCACGGGCCACCGCGCTGGCTGCTCATGATAAAGAGGCGGCCTCCTGCCCCTCCCCGCCTCGCGCtgcttgcttgctttgcttgtccGTTGTCGCAGAGCGAGGAAGGGAGAGAGATGCCAATGGAGAGGTCGGTGTCGTGCGCGGAGAGGGGCAGCATGTACGGGGGCGGGGCGGGGGTGGACCTGCGGAGCTACAGCGCCTCCTACGAgcggccgcagccgccgccgccgtcgtcgaccAGGGTGCAGCGCGCGAGGAGCGTGAGCGCGTGGGCGCGcccggcgccgccgcccgccgtgCAGCGGACCGGGAGCACCAAGAGCGGCCGCCCCACCCCGGGGCTCAACCTGCGCTCCTACAGCGCCTCCTACGCGGCCTCCTACGGGCCCACCCTGCAGGTCGACGGCGGCGGGCAGCTCAAGCGCTCCGGCAGCGTCACCAACTGGACCTCCGCCAACCGCCGCTCCGTCAACCTCAGAGGGTACACCCCGTCCTTCGCCGCGCTGGACGACACCGCCGCCGCGGTCCCGGCGGCCGGGAAGGTGCAGGACGACGCCGAGCTGCAGCGGAGGAAGCGGCTGGTCGTCTACAAGACGTACGACGTCGAGGGGAAGGTCCGGGAGTCGGTGCGCCGCAGCGTCAACTGGATCAAGGGCAAGTGCTCCGGCGTGGTGTACGGTCGGTAG